The stretch of DNA ggaggccaaggcgggtagatcacaaggtcaggagttccagaccagcacggccaagatggtgaaaccccatctctactaaaataccaaaattagccgggtgtggtggcaggcgcctgtaatcccagccacttgggaagctgaggcagagaactgcctgaacccaggaggcggagactgcagtgagctgagatcatgccactgcactctagcctgggcgacagagcgtgactccatctcaaaaaaaaaaaaaaagaaaagaatggtcgCAACCAAATTctcagaaggcaaagcaggatgGAACAGTGAGTCATTtactttttaagtgaaaaaatggTCTGGAGTTACAGAGAAATCTATAAAGAAATCAGTCTCGATTTCCTGATCCTTAAAGATCAGTTACACCATTTGTTCTTTTGAGAGTATCAAACTCCTTCCAAGAATAAGGAGCCACATTATAGTGGGAACTATAGTTTTGGTCACTTCAGAACACAGCTGGCCATGTCAAAGAGGAGTTTGTACAAGAACCCGAAAAGATGGAGATCTCACAAAGGATTTCCAACtaggttttattttagtttccaaTATTATGAGAATGATACAGGAGTAACTCAGGCAAATACATCACCTTAAATACATCAGAGAAAACTCACTGTGTCAGCACGTCTTGTGCTCCAGCAAATGAACGTAAAAACAGAACAATGTCAGCAGCATTACGTGCCTTTGGCCAGACTTCTTTCAGAAAGGGTCTCTCCCTCAGtggtcttaatttaattttacttattgaAGAAGCTCAAAATTTCATTCATTCCCCAGGGGCtacattgaaaaaaaattcatgtttatgctaaataattttttttttcccccaaaaagaGCACAAAATCCACTGGAATTGTGTGACACTGATTTTCCCTGACATGCTGTGAGGTGGCCCCTATCCATTCAGGCCTGGCACACACCGGGAGCACCCACCCACAGCACATCCACCTGGCAGAGTCCATCACTTTGCCCCACACAACAGGACAGACTGAGGGTTTTAAGTACAAGCAGGTATGTGAACAGGACATCACCTGTGATGTGGCCACCAACCAGTGCACAGAGGCCACCAACTAATTTCCTCAAAGATGAGTGATGGCTGGGCTGCTGGGCCCCCGCCCTGTGGGCTGCTTTTTGGGAGAGGTGTTGCTTATTTCTAGGAAGTGATCCAACTTGTGCCACACAGGATTTGTCACCCAAACTGCTTTTCTCACACAGTCAACACCTTGGTGACAGGCATCTGCCCCCACTTCAACGAGCAACAATCCCAAAACTCAACATCAGCATAAGGATAAGGGGGTCAGTCGACGTTTCTGGGGATCAGGGAGGGTAGAAGGATGGGCACTGGATTTTCCACATTGTCCCCTGGCCAACTGCAGTCACTGGTGCAGGAAATTTAGTCCAGGGCACTTGGGGCaaggttggggggtggggtggaaaCATGTCTCTTAAAGAGCACAACAGGGATGCAATCAAGCCTAGTGGGTGGGGGCTCTCAGACCCATGAGCCCCTTGAGAACGAGGTCAAGTGGACGGCCCATTCTCCAGCTGTCTTGTGTGGGGCCCACACTCCTCAGCCAGCTACCAAGGTCCCCACCTTCCACCATCCTTCCTTCTACTACATCCTTCAACCACCTAGACCAAGCCATCTTCCAAAACACATCCACACAAAACAGGCCTGCACAAGTCCAGGACTGACACTAAAGCAGGGGGCACAATAATGAGAGGCAAGTCCCTCCTTGTCCCAGTGACTGCCACCTGCTCTGCCAGCTCCCCATACATCCAACAGCCCTCTCCTCTGAGCTACTCCCACTCCTCCAGCTGCCTCGGCCACAGCACagggcccacctcagcctaagCCCAGGGGTAACTGAGCCTCAACACCAAGACGTGTCTGAGAGGCTCTGCAAATGGGATAAAGCACTGAGCCAACAGGCGAGATGAACACAAGCCACAGTCCTTCTGGGATAGACTCTCTGGGAAGAAACTCCAATCATCCCTTACACATGTAGGTGTGCTGGGCTGCAAGGAGGGCAGGTGCGCACAGGCTGGAGAAAGGTGGGGGTGTCTGCGTAATACCTTCAAAGGCTTCCATGAGGCGTTGTGCAATGCTGAGATCCCAAGGCCTTAGCAAGCACTCAGATGAACCCAAGAAAGCTGGAAAAAACCTCAACTTAACTCCTTGGTACCATGCTGTCCATAGCTGTCATTGAAAGTGTCCTTTAGGGGTATGAGCCAGATCTTCCTGCAACAGCAGGCAAAGGAGGGGGAAAATAACTAGTGCTGGAGGGCTCAAAATGGTACGAGACTGGGTGCTTCATTCTCTTGGCGGTGGCCAGGGGCAGGAGCCACACGTGCCCCTGGGGGAGCCCACATGGTACTCAGGGCTGGCAGCACCGCCCCTCTCCACGCAGGCTCCGCCTCAGGTGCCCACTATCTGCTGGGCTGCAGGTACTGGTGTGTGAACATGTTGAGCTCACTGTCCAACCAACCGGCTTTATTCCTGCAAAGAAATGTTTCTTTAGTAACCATGACAGCTGATGACAGGCAGTATTAGGACTACCCACCAGGCACCATCCTAAGGACACTTGACACACACCCTTACGTAATCCTCCAACAATCGTATTTattcctgtttcacagatggggaCAAGGAGGCCCAGAGGGGTTAAATAACTTCCCAAGGCCACATGGTTAATAAGCCAGGGAGCTGCAAGACAGGCTTTTCTGATTCTCAAGACCTGTGTTTGCTTCACCAGGACCACGTGCAAGTCTCTGAGCTGTCAGGAACTCAGTTTCCCTGCCTGCCAAGGAAGGGGTTGAGGTGCTGACAGGAGACCCTTTCCAGGTTCAACCATGTCACTGTGGCTGACAAGCAGCAGTTCCCCCCCCACCACATTCCCCCTTTTTGAGAGTCCCCAGAGGGCAAGCAGTGTGTCCCTAGGAAGCAGCTGTCCCcaggtgggggcggggcgggggggcaCATCCGCACAGTCAAGGGCAGGGAAAACCCACTGAGCTGGTGACAGTTGGAGCTGACACCCTCTGATGCATCTCccctctggctctgccaccctgCAGGCTCTGACGTCAGGGGTGAAGGCAGGAAGTGGAGGGTCCCCATGTACTGATGTTATCACGGGCTGGGCAGGCCGAGGACTTCTGCAGGGTCCCCGTGTGCTGATGCTATCATGAGCTGGGCAGGCCAAGGATTTTTGCAGGGCACTTTTACATTCAGTCGTGCAGCTGTGTCATGAAAtcttactcccattttacagatgaaaataatGAGACATAGCAGAATTAAGAGCTTGAGCCAAACATGAGTGGTTGGAGAGAACCCAGGACTCCAGATTCATCAGACTGATGCTCTTTCCAGCAAACTGTTAATGAAAGCTCCACAGAGACTCCCTGGAGATCTGAGTTCCAATCCCAGTTCTGCGAGTCCCCAGCCAAGTAACCAGCTTCTCTGTGGACAAACGGGGGGCTATGCCCTCTTCATGGGTCCAAAGAGCGGCAGGTGTAAGGAGAATCAGAGTGCAGGGGCTGCTGGAGCCAAGTACACCTGGGCTCCCCTCCTAGCCTGGCCATTTTCTGAGATGCCAGACAAGTTCCCCAATTTTTCTACGTAGAAAATGGAGGGATAGGGAAGACCGAGTGAAACAGTACACGTAAAGCACTGTAGGCCCTGAGGTTCGGCACAGGGCGCTGTGAACTGCAGTCTCGCAGTACTGTGATGCCATCATGCCTTCAGCTGCAAGTGCCTTGAAAGCAGTGACGCTGTGTCTTGTTGAGCCTCCAGCACCAGCACCATCTGGCCCCCATGAGGTACATGGtacacatcatttttttttttttttgagagagttttgcTCGTCGCCctagctagagtgcaatggcgcaatctctgctcgctgcaacctccacctcccgggttcaagccattctcctgcttcagcctcccaagtggctgggattataggcacacgccaccacgcccagccaatttttgcatttttagtagacacagggtttcaccatgttggccaggctggtctcagactcctgaccttaggtgatctacctgcctcggcctcccaaagtgctgggattacaggtgttggccactgtgcctggcccacggTACACATCtaacacaaataaattaaatccCCACCAGAGCAGTTTGTGCCCACACCCAAGACACAAGCCCAGCAGCTGAGCCCCAGTGTGCCTGTGCTGCACCCTGGAACCCTCCTTTGGCCACCCAGGCCAGCCTCACCTGAGCAGCTTTGCTTTGCTCTGAAGTGAGTCAAGAACCTCAATTTTCTTGTTCATGGCGGCAATTTCCTGCTCCAGGTTCTCTCGGGTGATGTCAACTTGCTGGCACAGATGAGCAAAGGTCCCAGACAGTTCCCTGGGGAGGACAGAGAAGGGATCAGTTGGGGTGTGTGGAGCAAGATGGCACTGGTGGCTTAACCCACCCAGAGTGGAAAGCAGCTGGCCCCGTCGATATCCCTGCCAGCAGCTCTGCCCTGAGCCAGCCCTGGTTTGGCAGAATCTCCTACATCCTGCTGAGGCTGTGAATAATCATAACAACCAAACACACTTGGCATCACTACGGCCTGAGAAGCAACAGCACGCAGAGATCCTGACTCTGCTGCTCATCAGCCGAGTAGCAGGGAACACGTGACTGTTTTtcaaatctcagtttcttcaatttGAAAAAGGAGATGCCTATAAAACAACATTAACCTCAAAGAATCagagaaatacataaattagaTGCAAAATGTCTAGAGCAAAGGGTCTGCCACACACAACCAAAAAAAGGAAGCCAGCATATTCGTGCAGACCACCGCAGATTAAGCAATAGATTCCCACCTGACCTAAGATGTGCACGAAGATCAGGCTGGGTTCAAAACTTCAAAGCTACATCCACAGCCCAAGCTCTTCAAGGCAACCTCTAAAACTCATACtaggaatatttctttttttttttgaggcggagtctcgctctgtcgcccggactggagtgcagtggccggatctcagctcactgcaagctccgcctcctgggtttacgccattctcctgcctcagcctcccgagtagctgggactacaggcgcccgccacctcgcccggctagtttttgtattttcagtagagacggggtttcactgtgttagccaggatggtctcgatctcctgacctcgtgatccgcccgtctcggcctcccaaagtgctgggattacaggcttgagccaccacgcccggccaaggcaACCTCTAAAACTCATACTAGGAATATTTCTTGCCTTCCCATTTCTTCCTCACCAAGGGGCCCAGAGGCCTACCCAGTCCCAGCCCAAGACAAAAAGTGTCCCTGGGAGACCCCTCTCCCCATCACTGGCCTCAAAGCTGGCCCTGCACACCTGAAGGCCCAGGGTCTATGATGCTCAGGACCCAGTGGCTTCCAGGCCAGGTTggaagagagatggggaagggagATGGGGCTGACCCTGCCTAAAGGAAGTCTCCTGCTGGGCTCCGATGGGGCCACTCACTGCTGGACTTGGTGGCTGCAGTTGGAGCCAGTATAGCTGATGACGAGCTGCAGCTTCTCACTGGCATGCTCCACAAACTGGCGCTTGAAGGCCCTCTCCTTGGCCTTGGTGGTCCAGGTCAGACGCTCATAGACGTAGAGGAGGCCATAGAGCCCAAAGGAGAGGGCAATGAGCCGCCAGCCCACTGCCTTCCACACCTGCAGAGCACATGGTCAGGCTGGAGGACAGCCTCTCCGTGGCCCACCCTCCTTTAGGGTCCATCACTACCAGGGCCGTCTGAAGGGCCCCAGACAACGAGCCCTCatgtttctactctttttttttttttttttttttttttgtgagacggagtctggctctgtcacccaggctgcagtgcggtggccggatctcagctcactgcaagctccgcctcccaggttcacgccattctcctgcctccgcctcccaagtagctgggactacaggcgcccgcctcgtcgcccggctagttttttgtattctttagtagagacggggtttcaccgtattagccaggatggtctcgatctcctgaccttgtgatccgcccgtctcggcctcccaaagtgctgggattacaggcttgagccaccgcgcccggccagagcccTCATGTTTCTACTCTTAAGTTCCTCTTTCTATGTCTCCTTTGATCCCACTGAGGCCAGAAAGACTGGGACCATCTCCAGAGGAAAGTGAGGGAAACTTGGTGAGGGAGTAAGCGCTCCCCATGCCATCACAGTGAAGAGTCACTGAGAGGAGAAAGTATAGAGTAGACTGTAGAGTGTGGCCCAACGCAGGGGCCACCACGGGAACCTAGCCCTCAGGCCCCACCCAcctgccctccacccccaccttccCAAGCTGAACTGGTCACTGACCACTCCTCCAACAACAAGAATGCCCATGGAGGTCCTGGATGTCAGGGAGGCCAGGCCGGTAACCATGGAAACCATGAACTCCTCCTGGGTGAGCGAGCCCTGTGGCAGGGGGGGCATGCTGGGGTTGGCTGGCGTCAGAGGGATAGGACGCTGAACCTGAGGAGAGAAAAGATGAGAGGGGTGAGAGGGACGTGGTGAGTCTTTGATTCACGTGAACTCTCAGTGTCACCCTAGTCTGGGGAACAGGGACATAGAGTGGCTCTTCAATTTCCAAAAGGCAAAAAGAGGACAACTAGCTTCAGATGTAGCAGAGACCCTCAGGTGAACACCACAGGATGTGCACAATGTGAGCAGGAGTCATCCTGGCCCGCCTGGCAGCTTCCCCGAGCGTGGGATGTGTACAGAGGGCAGTACGTGTGACAACTCAAGTGGTTTAGagatgaatgtttttaaaatctgaactttaaaatagttgtATGTAGGTGGTTATTTTTAAAGTCATCTATTTTTAATAGTTACATACTTACTTTAATATGTATTAGAGAAAAATACTAGCATCTGTCATTTCACAAATATCACTGCTTAGAACAAATCAGCTCAATCAGCAGCAAAAATTCTGACTGTGGTGTActgtgtggtggggcacaccaccacagctgCTGACCTTTACCCCGTTTCAGAATGGTTCCTGTGTCTGGAGGCGGGGTACAGACTGACCCCCCACGATGCCCCTGAGGTGAGGAGCTTTGCTTGCCTGGTCATTGTAGCCCATCAAGGCCCGACGGCTGTTCTTGGGGCCCAGGAACCTATTCACCAGCATGGTCCATCCGAGAGAGAAATGGAACTCAATGTCTTCCTGAAAGTCAGCACACAGCTTGTCACAGTTCAGGTCATAGTTGAGGGAGAAGCACTGGCGCGGGACCAGCATATCTATCTGACTCCGCACAGACACGGGAAGGAGGGGTTTCAAGCCATCTATCgggggagaaaaggaggaaaagctTATCAGCTCAGCCCTGCACCACAGCAGCACCAAGCCTTGGAGATGGCTCCACCAGCTACTGCCAGGCACGCTGAACAGCTTTGCCTGGGAACCACAACCCGGTCAAGTTGGCCCATGAGACTGAGCATGCCTCACTTGAGGCCAGCTCCCCCAGGGAAGTGTGGACCCAGATGCCATACTGCTAACACTTCTGCCTCACATAGACTTATAGGAGCAGGCCCAATTCTCAGCCTAAGATAGACCCATGTAGTAGCACAAGATGGGCTCCCCAACCCTGTGTACAGAATGAGTTCACAAGGCCAGGccccgtggctcatgcctataatcccagcactttgggaggccaaggtagatagatcacttgaggtcaggaatttgagaccagcctggccaacatggcaaaaccccatctctactaaaaatacaaaaacattagccaggcgtggtggtcatgcctgtagtcccagctactcgggaggctgaagcaaaagaatcgcttgaacctaggtggCGGAGGCGGccgtgagtcaagatcatgccactgcactccagcctgggttacagaatgagactctgtctcaaaaaccaaacaagaaTGAGTTCACAACATGTACCCAGAACCTGAAGGTAGTGAGTTGAATCATCATGAAAAGTGACAGATAAGGAAAGTCTTGATTTCTTTAGCTTGGCCTCTGTATCTGATCTTTGGGCAGCCCAGGCCACAGCTCCCCAGTTCCCTATGGGCACTGACCTATCATGTCCTGCTGCATGGTCTGCAGGGAGTTGGTGATGGCCGTGGAGCAGCGGTCGGACATGTTTCGGCCCAGTCCTTCCTCTATGTGGCGGTGCAGTTCCTGCCACCAGAAGAGGAAGGTTAAGAGAAGAAGCACGTCCATCAAAATTCCCTTCAGGCCACATCCACCAGGTGACCCCAGAAAGCTGACGGAAGCCTGGGCCTTGTCTCTGTGGCTTCCACTTTCACTGCTGGGGGGCCCTGACCCAGACCAGTAGGGGCTGAATCACTTTTGGGGGCCTCCTGCCAAGAGGACCTGTTGCTCCATGACTCACATTCTTATAAACTTTGAGGACTACTGGAGAAGGGTGGAAGTCCATCTGGTAATCATCCACCAGCACAGAGAGGCGCCTGATCTCCTCGGCCATCGCAGTTGACACCTACAGCAAAAGGAAGCACACTGTTAAGTATCAAGGAAGACCAAAGTTCAGTCCTGCAGCACCAGGAGAGATCCCAGCAGACGGCCTATCTTTCCTCTCAACCCAGCAGCCTCCTCAGCTCCTCTATGGAGTTAAAGCCTCTGAGGTGAGAGGGCCTGGGAAACTGGCTGACCAAACGCTCACGTGATCTGTGGAGGTCCAGAGGAAGGGGAACATGCCCTGCATCACACAACCCAACAACGGAACCCAAAGGGAAGCTCTGTATTCTTGAAGCAGGGCCACAACTTCCTTCTGGAAGGCTGGAAGTCCCTAAGAGGAGGTCTGCTTTCTTCTGGACTCTACTCGGGAGTCCAAATCTCCCCAGAAtgcttcctcctcatttctcACCTGCCTCTCCACTTCCTCCGTAATCTGCTTAATTCGCAGCTTATAGTCTTGAGCCAAGAGCTCCAGCTGTTTGTCAATAAATTTCAGTCGGTCTTGCCGCTCTTCACGCATTTCCTCGCAGTAAACCCTGAAAGCAGAGAACTGGTGAGAAATCCATGTTCCTGTCTGACTAAGCAGAGGAGCAAGAGGGGATACCAGAAAGTCCAGGCCACCTCGCCCGCTCTCTTGCCTGGCAGGGCTGCACATACACACCCAGGGGCGTGAGCTTTCCCCTTCCCAGGTAAGAAGGGAGCCCCACAGCCAACCATGCACTCCTCAGTCTTCCATGTGGGACAGGCGGTGGGGACAGAGCAGGGAGGGCGTTGTAAGGGGGTTTAAACAAATTCTGCCAATTAACATAGGGAAGAAAGCTCAACCTCACTAGTAATcacagaaatgaatttttttttttttttttttttgagatgggagtttcactcttgttgcccaggctggagtgcaacggcgcgatctccgctcactgcaacctccgcctcccgggttcaagcaattctcctgcttcagcctcctgagtagctgggattacaggcatgtgccaccacgcccagctaattttgtaattttagcagagacagagtttctccatgttggtcaggctggtcttgaacttctgacctcaggtgatccgtccgccttggcctcccacagtgttgggattacaggcgtgagccaccatgcccagtcggaaatgaaatttttaaaggcACAATTTTCTACCAAGGCCTGGCAAAAATGACCAGGCCTGAAGTTCTGGTGAGAGCTGAGGAAATGGAAGGCCTATGGACAGTACTGGTCATGCAACGAATGGGTAGGGCTGTTCTGGAGAGCAATCAAGTAAAACTGACTACAACTGGAAACACGTGTACCCTAAAACAGAATTGCCACACCCCTAGGAATTCACCCCAGGAAGACTCTTACAAAGGTGCACAAGGGGACACGCGAACACATGTCCACTGCAGTAAGGTTTCCAATagcaaaaaagaaatctaaaattccCTTCACAGGAAAATAAGGCATATTCACAACGGAATATACTACAGCAGTTCCTATTCATAAACTCAAACTACACATACTAATAAGGATAAAGGGAAAAACGACATTGAGTAGAAAGTAAAGCCAGGTACAGTGACAGTGTGATGCCACATCTGTACGTCTGAAGCATGTAAAAACCTGACATATTCTTCAGCATTTATGTAAAAGTACTGTTTGAATGGGTGATAGAACAATGTAAACTCATGATTATGGTGCCTCTGGGCAGAGTGACACTGGGACAAGTGCAAAAGAATCAAAAGGgaacttaactttttaaaattttaacttaataTAAACAATTgaggcccggtgcggtggctcacacctgtaatcccagcactttgggaggccaaggtaggtggatcacaaggtcaacagaccattccggctaacacggtgaaaccccgtctctcctaaaaaaatacaaaaaattagctgggcgtggtggtgggcacctgcagtcccagctactcgggaggttgaggcaggagaatggcgtgaatctgggaggcagagcttgcagtgagccaagatcgtgctattgcactccagcctgggcgacagagcgagactccgtctcaaaaataaataaataaacaaaataaacaattgaGAAAGTCAATTCTGTGTGATAGAAGCAAGGTGTTTTCATATTATTctttagtgacagggtctcactctgttgcccaggctggagtgcaatggtgcaatcacagctcactggaaccttgaactcctgggctcaagtgatcctcctgcctcagcctcccaaagtagctggaactacaggtgtgcggccaccacgcccagctgatttttaaaatttttgtagagatggggtcttactatgttatcTGGGCTGGactcaaaactcctggcctcaagcagtcctcctgccttggtctctcaaagtgttgagatcacaggtgtgagccactgctcctggctggaatgttgttttttaaaatgtgttcaggCTCTGAGATGGCTGCAGAGCTCAGCAGGGCATGGGCCAAGGCCTCCAACACAGGGACTCGTGCTGCACAGACTAGGTGGGGTGATGAAGCACCCAGCCGCCCTCCTCACCAGGCTGTCTATGTGGCTCTAACATGGTCTGGTGGCCAGGGAAAGGGCCCTGGATGGGAGCCCAGAGACTCAGCCCTGCCATCAAGGCGTGTCGTAActgcccaaggcaggaggactaccTCATCTCGGCAGCCCTCTCCACCTATCTGCAGTCTTGGACTCTTACTGCTGCTCCCGAGCCGCCACGTGCAGCGAGTCCATGATGAGTCGAACCGCCTCTGCAATCTGCTTGGCCCGGACCGTGTGCTGCTCAAACTTGGTCTTCACTGCAGACTGGGAGATGCACTCCTGGAACACACAAAGGCACGGAGGGCGGTGGGAGCCACCAGGGGCCTACAGCCAAGGGCCAGACTCTGGCTTTCACTGCCAGGGACACAGCC from Rhinopithecus roxellana isolate Shanxi Qingling chromosome 12, ASM756505v1, whole genome shotgun sequence encodes:
- the MFN2 gene encoding mitofusin-2 isoform X3, with amino-acid sequence MKVAFFGRTSNGKSTVINAMLWDKVLPSGIGHTTNCFLRVEGTDGHEAFLLTEGSEEKRSAKTVNQLAHALHQDKQLHAGSLVSVMWPNSKCPLLKDDLVLMDSPGIDVTTELDSWIDKFCLDADVFVLVANSESTLMQTEKHFFHKVSERLSRPNIFILNNRWDASASEPEYMEEVRRQHMERCTSFLVDELGVVDRSQAGDRIFFVSAKEVLNARIQKAQGMPEGGGALAEGFQVRMFEFQNFERRFEECISQSAVKTKFEQHTVRAKQIAEAVRLIMDSLHVAAREQQVYCEEMREERQDRLKFIDKQLELLAQDYKLRIKQITEEVERQVSTAMAEEIRRLSVLVDDYQMDFHPSPVVLKVYKNELHRHIEEGLGRNMSDRCSTAITNSLQTMQQDMIDGLKPLLPVSVRSQIDMLVPRQCFSLNYDLNCDKLCADFQEDIEFHFSLGWTMLVNRFLGPKNSRRALMGYNDQVQRPIPLTPANPSMPPLPQGSLTQEEFMVSMVTGLASLTSRTSMGILVVGGVVWKAVGWRLIALSFGLYGLLYVYERLTWTTKAKERAFKRQFVEHASEKLQLVISYTGSNCSHQVQQELSGTFAHLCQQVDITRENLEQEIAAMNKKIEVLDSLQSKAKLLRNKAGWLDSELNMFTHQYLQPSR
- the MFN2 gene encoding mitofusin-2 isoform X1, yielding MSLLFSRCNSIVTVKKDKRHMAEVNASPLKHFVTAKKKINGIFEQLGAYIQESATFLEDTYRNAELDPVTTEEQVLDVKGYLSKVRGISEVLARRHMKVAFFGRTSNGKSTVINAMLWDKVLPSGIGHTTNCFLRVEGTDGHEAFLLTEGSEEKRSAKTVNQLAHALHQDKQLHAGSLVSVMWPNSKCPLLKDDLVLMDSPGIDVTTELDSWIDKFCLDADVFVLVANSESTLMQTEKHFFHKVSERLSRPNIFILNNRWDASASEPEYMEEVRRQHMERCTSFLVDELGVVDRSQAGDRIFFVSAKEVLNARIQKAQGMPEGGGALAEGFQVRMFEFQNFERRFEECISQSAVKTKFEQHTVRAKQIAEAVRLIMDSLHVAAREQQVYCEEMREERQDRLKFIDKQLELLAQDYKLRIKQITEEVERQVSTAMAEEIRRLSVLVDDYQMDFHPSPVVLKVYKNELHRHIEEGLGRNMSDRCSTAITNSLQTMQQDMIDGLKPLLPVSVRSQIDMLVPRQCFSLNYDLNCDKLCADFQEDIEFHFSLGWTMLVNRFLGPKNSRRALMGYNDQVQRPIPLTPANPSMPPLPQGSLTQEEFMVSMVTGLASLTSRTSMGILVVGGVVWKAVGWRLIALSFGLYGLLYVYERLTWTTKAKERAFKRQFVEHASEKLQLVISYTGSNCSHQVQQELSGTFAHLCQQVDITRENLEQEIAAMNKKIEVLDSLQSKAKLLRNKAGWLDSELNMFTHQYLQPSR
- the MFN2 gene encoding mitofusin-2 isoform X2, producing the protein MSQAAPRQCSVSVLQRVGRGLGSREQSRSAEEADTYRNAELDPVTTEEQVLDVKGYLSKVRGISEVLARRHMKVAFFGRTSNGKSTVINAMLWDKVLPSGIGHTTNCFLRVEGTDGHEAFLLTEGSEEKRSAKTVNQLAHALHQDKQLHAGSLVSVMWPNSKCPLLKDDLVLMDSPGIDVTTELDSWIDKFCLDADVFVLVANSESTLMQTEKHFFHKVSERLSRPNIFILNNRWDASASEPEYMEEVRRQHMERCTSFLVDELGVVDRSQAGDRIFFVSAKEVLNARIQKAQGMPEGGGALAEGFQVRMFEFQNFERRFEECISQSAVKTKFEQHTVRAKQIAEAVRLIMDSLHVAAREQQVYCEEMREERQDRLKFIDKQLELLAQDYKLRIKQITEEVERQVSTAMAEEIRRLSVLVDDYQMDFHPSPVVLKVYKNELHRHIEEGLGRNMSDRCSTAITNSLQTMQQDMIDGLKPLLPVSVRSQIDMLVPRQCFSLNYDLNCDKLCADFQEDIEFHFSLGWTMLVNRFLGPKNSRRALMGYNDQVQRPIPLTPANPSMPPLPQGSLTQEEFMVSMVTGLASLTSRTSMGILVVGGVVWKAVGWRLIALSFGLYGLLYVYERLTWTTKAKERAFKRQFVEHASEKLQLVISYTGSNCSHQVQQELSGTFAHLCQQVDITRENLEQEIAAMNKKIEVLDSLQSKAKLLRNKAGWLDSELNMFTHQYLQPSR